The proteins below come from a single Rhodothermaceae bacterium genomic window:
- a CDS encoding hydantoinase B/oxoprolinase family protein, translating into MMIDPILTEIYRHRLVGIADEMGVTLQRTGYSPNIKERLDYSCAVFDGQGNMVAQAAHIPVHLGAMPASCEAALRTFAEWSPGDVVILNDPFDGGNHLPDITMISPVFAGNEPVFFVASRAHHADVGGMSPGSLPLSTELFQEGIIIPPIKIYEAGKLNESVLRVVLANVRTPAERRGDLAAQRAAHAVGEQRLQSLLEKYGQTEVCMYSSYLQQYSENLVRAAIQTWPDGIYKFQDKLELRDGQDAFIRASVQILGSEVTFDFAGTDPTLDAPLNTVLAVTASACYYVVLCLLKEDVPVNAGCFLPIHVTAPEDTLVHASRPAPVAGGNVETSQRITDVVLGALAQALPEQIPAASQGTMNNVTIGGRHLDGTTYAYYETLGGGMGAAPDANGLSGAHVHMSNTLNTPVEALEMQFPFRINEYALIKGSGGEGRFRGGDGIVREYELLKEATVTMLSERRRHAPWGLHGGAPGRKGQNILISADGQKTNLPGQFTRRLEAGARLRIETPGGGGHSSARNSRST; encoded by the coding sequence ATGATGATTGATCCAATTCTGACAGAAATCTATCGCCATCGACTCGTCGGTATTGCCGATGAGATGGGGGTCACTCTGCAGCGTACCGGATACTCGCCCAACATCAAGGAGCGTCTGGATTATTCCTGTGCAGTCTTTGATGGTCAGGGGAATATGGTTGCCCAGGCAGCCCATATACCCGTTCATCTTGGGGCCATGCCTGCGAGTTGTGAAGCAGCGCTCCGGACCTTTGCTGAATGGAGTCCAGGAGATGTCGTAATTCTGAATGATCCGTTTGATGGGGGCAACCACCTGCCGGATATTACCATGATCTCGCCTGTTTTTGCAGGTAACGAACCGGTTTTCTTCGTTGCCAGCCGGGCCCATCATGCGGATGTCGGGGGGATGAGTCCAGGGTCGCTTCCTCTGTCCACGGAGCTTTTTCAGGAAGGAATTATCATTCCGCCGATCAAGATCTACGAGGCGGGGAAATTAAATGAGAGTGTGCTTCGCGTGGTACTTGCCAATGTACGTACCCCCGCCGAGAGGCGTGGAGATTTGGCTGCTCAGCGAGCTGCACATGCAGTCGGAGAGCAGCGTCTTCAGTCACTATTGGAAAAGTATGGGCAGACAGAGGTCTGTATGTATAGCTCCTATCTGCAGCAATACAGCGAGAATTTGGTGCGGGCTGCAATTCAAACCTGGCCCGATGGGATCTATAAATTTCAGGATAAGCTGGAATTGCGGGATGGCCAGGATGCATTCATCAGAGCCTCGGTTCAAATTCTTGGTAGCGAGGTCACGTTTGATTTTGCGGGCACGGATCCAACATTGGATGCACCATTAAATACTGTATTGGCTGTCACGGCATCGGCATGCTACTACGTCGTATTGTGCCTTCTCAAGGAAGATGTGCCAGTGAATGCAGGTTGTTTTTTGCCGATCCATGTGACGGCCCCCGAGGATACGCTGGTCCATGCGTCAAGACCAGCGCCTGTCGCAGGGGGCAACGTGGAGACATCTCAGCGAATCACGGATGTCGTTCTCGGGGCTCTGGCACAGGCGTTACCGGAACAGATCCCTGCTGCAAGTCAGGGCACGATGAATAATGTGACGATCGGAGGGAGGCATCTGGATGGGACCACGTATGCTTACTATGAGACACTAGGTGGAGGGATGGGGGCAGCACCGGACGCGAATGGCTTAAGTGGTGCGCATGTACATATGAGCAACACGCTGAACACACCTGTTGAGGCCTTGGAGATGCAGTTCCCCTTTCGGATTAACGAGTACGCACTCATCAAGGGCAGTGGAGGAGAGGGGAGATTTCGCGGTGGGGACGGAATCGTGCGAGAGTACGAGCTTTTGAAGGAGGCAACGGTGACTATGCTCAGCGAACGCCGCCGCCATGCACCCTGGGGACTCCACGGTGGTGCTCCGGGTCGGAAGGGGCAAAATATTCTCATCTCCGCGGACGGGCAGAAAACCAACCTTCCGGGCCAATTTACACGCAGGCTAGAGGCCGGAGCCCGTCTTCGCATTGAGACGCCTGGCGGCGGAGGTCATTCCTCGGCAAGAAACTCGCGCAGTACGTAG
- the acnA gene encoding aconitate hydratase AcnA codes for MSVSIPTKTKDHFGTRTSFETPDGSAWMYRLDSLKVAGYTLDRLPYSIRVMLEAVLRGCDGFTVTPENVEQLAQYNPKAPLRAEVPFSPARVLLQDFTGVPAVVDLAAMRSAMARAGGNPSAINPRVPVHLIIDHSVQVDYYGIPDALQLNSDHEFRRNQERYEFLRWGQQAFDNFYVVPPASGICHQVNLEYVARCVWTADEGQDIVAFPDSLVGTDSHTTMINGLGVVGWGVGGIEAEAVMLGQPIYMLMPEVIGFRLTGSLPEGATATDMVLTVTQMLRNYGVVGRFVEFFGPGIRALSVPDRATISNMSPEYGATMGFFPIDEVTLGYLRRTGREENLIKLVERYTKEQGLFLTPDAPEPQYLDILTLDLGDVVPSVAGPKRPQDRIPVPDLGQSFRTSFTAPTGPQGFGRQPADLEHRVESADLPDPLRHGDVTIAAITSCTNTSNPSVMIGAGLVAKKAVERGLKVAPYVKTSLAPGSRVVTEYLQNANLMPYLAQLGFDLVGYGCTTCIGNSGPLPEAVSSAIQKGDLVVSGVLSGNRNFEGRIHALVQANYLASPPLVVAYALAGTVDIDLTREPIGNDLAGLEVYLRDIWPTEEEIAETIESSITPALFLDEYGGIETSNDTWNAIEIPSGSIYDWNADSTYIQEPPFFVGLTREAAAVSPIKDARVLAKLGDSTTTDHISPAGAIPRESPAGIYLSENQVLPRDFNSFGARRGNHEVMMRGTFANIRIKNKLVPGTEGGVTRCFASGDEIMPIYDAAMRYQEAGVPLIVLGGKDYGMGSSRDWAAKGTVLLGVRAVIVESFERIHRSNLIGMGVLPLEFVDGENANTLGLDGSESYSLVPPQEAGTTVDVVAVRTNGEEVHFQTRSRLDTPVEVEYYRNGGILHYVLREFLAEE; via the coding sequence ATGAGCGTATCCATACCCACCAAAACTAAAGATCATTTCGGGACTCGAACCTCTTTCGAAACCCCCGATGGATCTGCATGGATGTATCGCCTTGATTCACTCAAGGTAGCCGGGTATACGCTTGATCGACTCCCTTACTCAATCCGGGTCATGCTGGAAGCGGTTCTGCGTGGCTGTGACGGATTCACTGTCACCCCCGAAAATGTGGAGCAACTAGCACAGTACAACCCCAAAGCTCCCCTCCGCGCAGAAGTCCCCTTCTCACCGGCGCGGGTCCTGTTGCAGGATTTTACTGGTGTGCCCGCCGTGGTTGACCTTGCCGCGATGCGCAGTGCAATGGCACGTGCCGGTGGTAACCCGTCCGCAATCAACCCGCGTGTGCCCGTACACCTGATTATAGACCACAGTGTTCAGGTTGACTACTATGGGATCCCCGACGCGTTGCAGCTCAACTCTGATCATGAGTTCCGGCGCAACCAGGAGAGATATGAATTTCTACGCTGGGGACAGCAGGCATTTGACAATTTTTACGTCGTCCCCCCTGCCAGTGGCATCTGCCATCAAGTAAACCTGGAATATGTCGCTCGCTGCGTATGGACAGCAGATGAAGGTCAAGACATCGTGGCATTCCCGGATTCATTAGTCGGCACAGATTCTCACACCACTATGATCAATGGACTAGGTGTTGTGGGATGGGGTGTGGGTGGAATTGAAGCCGAGGCCGTCATGCTCGGCCAACCCATCTATATGCTGATGCCGGAGGTGATTGGCTTCCGTCTCACCGGCTCACTCCCAGAAGGAGCAACTGCGACCGATATGGTCCTTACGGTTACACAAATGCTGCGCAACTACGGGGTCGTTGGCCGCTTTGTCGAATTTTTCGGCCCAGGGATCCGGGCGCTTTCCGTACCTGATCGTGCTACGATCAGTAACATGTCTCCCGAATATGGCGCGACCATGGGATTTTTTCCCATTGATGAGGTGACATTGGGATATTTGCGACGCACAGGTAGAGAGGAGAACCTGATTAAATTGGTGGAGCGCTATACGAAGGAGCAGGGGCTATTTCTGACCCCGGATGCCCCAGAGCCACAATACCTGGACATCTTAACGTTGGATTTGGGAGATGTGGTTCCAAGTGTTGCCGGACCGAAGCGACCGCAGGATCGCATTCCGGTCCCTGACTTGGGTCAATCTTTCCGCACCTCTTTTACTGCACCTACTGGACCGCAAGGGTTTGGACGTCAACCGGCAGACCTGGAGCACCGCGTCGAATCAGCTGACCTCCCGGATCCACTTCGCCACGGGGATGTCACCATCGCCGCTATCACTAGCTGCACTAATACCAGCAACCCCAGCGTCATGATTGGTGCAGGATTGGTTGCAAAAAAAGCGGTTGAACGCGGACTTAAAGTTGCCCCGTACGTCAAAACCAGCTTGGCACCCGGATCCCGCGTGGTGACGGAATATCTCCAAAACGCCAACCTGATGCCCTATCTGGCTCAATTGGGCTTTGATCTGGTTGGCTACGGGTGCACCACTTGTATTGGAAATTCTGGCCCCTTACCGGAGGCAGTAAGCAGTGCCATCCAAAAGGGAGACCTGGTGGTTTCGGGAGTTCTAAGTGGCAACCGCAATTTTGAAGGCCGGATCCATGCTCTGGTCCAGGCAAACTACCTTGCTTCGCCACCCCTTGTCGTCGCCTACGCGCTGGCAGGAACCGTGGACATTGATCTTACCCGTGAACCCATTGGGAATGATCTTGCCGGTCTGGAGGTCTATCTACGGGACATATGGCCGACTGAGGAGGAGATCGCTGAAACCATCGAATCCTCTATCACACCAGCGTTGTTTCTCGACGAATATGGTGGCATCGAAACATCCAACGATACGTGGAATGCGATCGAAATCCCGAGTGGCTCTATCTATGACTGGAACGCTGATTCAACCTATATCCAGGAGCCTCCTTTCTTTGTCGGCCTCACACGTGAAGCCGCCGCTGTGTCTCCAATCAAGGATGCACGCGTCCTAGCAAAATTAGGCGATTCAACTACGACGGATCATATCTCACCGGCAGGTGCAATTCCACGGGAATCCCCTGCTGGCATCTACTTGAGTGAGAATCAGGTTCTGCCACGCGACTTCAACTCATTTGGAGCCAGACGCGGGAACCATGAGGTGATGATGCGTGGTACTTTTGCGAATATCCGCATCAAAAACAAACTCGTTCCCGGCACAGAAGGTGGCGTCACACGGTGCTTTGCCAGCGGTGATGAAATCATGCCCATCTACGATGCAGCGATGCGCTATCAGGAAGCCGGAGTCCCTCTCATCGTTCTGGGAGGAAAGGACTATGGAATGGGATCCAGCCGGGACTGGGCCGCAAAAGGAACGGTCCTTTTGGGAGTCAGAGCCGTCATCGTGGAGAGCTTTGAGCGGATTCATCGCTCGAACCTGATCGGAATGGGAGTGCTACCCCTGGAATTTGTGGATGGCGAAAATGCAAACACGCTGGGACTCGATGGCAGTGAATCCTACAGTCTTGTACCGCCGCAGGAAGCCGGTACTACGGTAGATGTTGTGGCTGTGCGCACCAACGGAGAAGAGGTCCACTTTCAAACACGGTCCCGACTGGATACCCCTGTTGAGGTCGAATACTACCGCAACGGGGGAATTCTGCACTACGTACTGCGCGAGTTTCTTGCCGAGGAATGA
- a CDS encoding glycosyl hydrolase, protein MLRNQILQSALGLITLLLIPFWSIPGSAQPYDSTYYSALEFRSVGPYRGGRSAAVSGVPGQPMKAYFGATGGGVWESTTGGASWENISDGYFGGSIGAVAVSTWDPNVIYVGGGEKTVRGNVSHGYGVYKSLDAGRTWEHKGLSDSHRIPRIRIHPRDPDHVYAAVMGHLSGPNEERGIYRSLDGGDSWEKILFINDEVGFVDLAMDPSNPRILYASAWRVIRTPYSLESGGEGSGIWKSTDGGDSWKEITGKDNGLPLGTLGISGIAISPVNPDRIWVIIEAAEGGVFRSDDGGETWHKINEDRNLRQRAWYYTRIYADTGSEDIVYVVNVQFWRSKDGGRTYSSIQTPHGDHHDLWINPDDPSHLIIADDGGAQVSFDAGANWSTYYNQPTAQFYRVTTDNHFPYRILGAQQDNSTVRILHTSNGRNEREWEPTAGGESGWLAPKPDQPQIVYGGSYGGYLTRVDHDSGERRAVNVYPDNPMGHGAEGMKYRFQWNFPIVFSMHDHNVLYAAGNHLFRTTNEGQSWEMMSPDLTRADSTKLGPSGGPITKDNTGVEYYATIFAMAESPHDAQVIWVGSDDGLVHITRDGGDTWTDITPEGMPEWMQINELVAHPMKEGAAYLAGTRYKLDDFSPYIYKTTNYGADWELIVDGIDSQHFTRSVQPDHVHPGLLWAGTESGLYISFDDGQNWNSFQQNLPIVPITDLDWKENDLIVATQGRSFWIMEDVTPLHQLPNIPASSSMWLYDSDLTWRTGASVNLRYWFNESPDSSTTKLEILESDGTLIKSFSAGGDDLQIEAGMNVFSWNTRYEDAESFDGLIMWAGNVRGPRAAPGTYRARLVAGEDSLETTFELRKDPRSGSSVEDLQMQFEFLIGIRDKLSEMHRAIKDIRTVRSQIRRVISNLDEEHADIKDAAEALIKKITAIEEMLYQTKNQSRQDPLNFPIRLNNKLAAVASNAAIGDFRPTDQAVEVRDELVRQTDVELEALQVIFETDVPALNEMIWQENIPAINLESK, encoded by the coding sequence ATGTTGCGTAACCAAATACTGCAATCCGCCTTGGGATTGATCACTCTATTACTAATACCATTCTGGTCGATACCTGGATCTGCCCAGCCTTACGATTCAACTTACTATAGTGCGTTGGAATTTCGGAGTGTTGGTCCCTACAGAGGTGGGCGGTCAGCGGCGGTTTCTGGAGTTCCAGGTCAGCCCATGAAGGCATACTTTGGTGCTACCGGTGGGGGAGTGTGGGAGTCAACAACGGGTGGAGCGTCCTGGGAAAATATATCTGATGGCTACTTCGGAGGCAGTATTGGCGCCGTTGCAGTCAGTACTTGGGATCCGAATGTAATCTATGTTGGTGGCGGAGAAAAAACGGTGCGAGGAAATGTGTCCCATGGTTATGGGGTATATAAATCTCTTGATGCCGGTCGCACATGGGAGCACAAGGGACTGTCAGACAGTCACCGAATCCCACGAATCCGTATTCATCCCCGAGACCCAGACCATGTCTATGCTGCGGTCATGGGGCATTTGTCCGGTCCCAATGAAGAGCGAGGAATCTACAGATCGCTTGATGGCGGTGATTCCTGGGAAAAGATTCTTTTCATTAATGATGAAGTCGGATTTGTAGATCTTGCGATGGATCCATCCAACCCACGAATCCTGTATGCAAGTGCCTGGCGCGTGATTCGAACGCCATACAGTCTGGAAAGTGGAGGAGAAGGAAGTGGGATCTGGAAATCTACTGACGGAGGAGATTCATGGAAGGAGATTACAGGGAAGGATAACGGCTTGCCGCTTGGCACGCTTGGCATCAGCGGCATTGCTATTTCTCCAGTCAACCCAGACCGGATCTGGGTGATTATTGAGGCCGCGGAGGGTGGTGTATTCCGGTCTGACGATGGAGGTGAGACATGGCACAAGATCAATGAAGACCGCAATTTGCGCCAGCGTGCTTGGTATTATACGCGGATCTATGCAGATACCGGCAGTGAAGACATCGTGTATGTGGTGAATGTACAGTTCTGGCGGTCGAAAGATGGGGGGAGGACATATTCGAGTATCCAGACCCCTCACGGCGATCATCATGATCTGTGGATTAATCCGGACGATCCTAGTCATCTCATCATTGCAGACGATGGCGGGGCGCAGGTGAGCTTTGATGCCGGGGCAAACTGGAGCACCTACTACAACCAGCCCACCGCACAGTTTTATCGCGTGACCACAGACAACCACTTTCCGTATCGCATTCTTGGTGCACAGCAGGACAATTCAACCGTACGCATTCTCCATACTTCCAATGGCCGCAATGAGCGGGAATGGGAGCCGACCGCTGGTGGTGAGAGTGGTTGGCTAGCCCCCAAGCCGGATCAGCCACAGATCGTGTACGGAGGATCCTATGGTGGGTATCTGACCCGCGTGGATCACGACTCCGGGGAACGGAGGGCCGTGAATGTGTACCCGGATAATCCAATGGGACACGGCGCTGAGGGTATGAAGTACCGGTTCCAGTGGAATTTTCCCATCGTCTTCTCTATGCACGACCATAATGTACTTTATGCGGCCGGAAATCACCTCTTCCGAACGACAAATGAAGGGCAATCATGGGAGATGATGAGTCCAGATTTGACCCGTGCAGATTCGACAAAGCTTGGCCCAAGCGGAGGCCCGATTACGAAAGACAATACAGGAGTGGAGTACTATGCCACGATTTTCGCGATGGCAGAGAGTCCGCATGATGCTCAGGTCATCTGGGTCGGCTCAGATGATGGATTGGTTCATATTACCCGCGACGGCGGAGATACCTGGACAGACATAACGCCAGAAGGGATGCCGGAGTGGATGCAGATCAATGAGCTGGTCGCTCATCCCATGAAAGAAGGCGCGGCATACCTCGCAGGCACGCGGTACAAGCTTGACGATTTCTCTCCATACATCTACAAGACCACAAATTACGGTGCGGATTGGGAGTTGATTGTTGATGGGATTGATTCTCAGCACTTTACCCGTTCAGTTCAACCGGATCATGTGCATCCCGGACTCCTATGGGCCGGAACCGAATCAGGCCTGTATATCTCATTTGATGACGGGCAGAACTGGAATTCATTCCAACAGAATTTACCGATTGTGCCCATAACGGATTTGGACTGGAAAGAGAACGATCTGATCGTCGCTACGCAAGGGCGGTCATTTTGGATTATGGAGGATGTGACTCCATTACACCAACTACCCAACATACCCGCCTCTTCCTCCATGTGGCTCTATGATTCGGACCTCACTTGGCGGACTGGTGCAAGTGTGAATTTGCGTTACTGGTTCAACGAATCTCCTGATTCAAGTACGACAAAACTTGAAATCCTCGAGTCCGACGGGACCCTAATCAAAAGTTTCAGTGCAGGCGGAGACGATCTCCAAATAGAAGCCGGAATGAACGTGTTCAGTTGGAATACACGCTATGAAGATGCAGAATCGTTTGATGGACTGATTATGTGGGCGGGGAATGTCCGAGGTCCCAGGGCAGCGCCAGGGACATATCGCGCTCGACTTGTCGCCGGAGAGGATTCACTGGAAACAACGTTTGAGTTGCGCAAAGATCCACGCTCAGGCTCCAGTGTCGAGGACTTGCAGATGCAGTTTGAATTTCTGATTGGAATCCGGGACAAGCTCAGTGAGATGCATCGGGCCATCAAGGATATCCGCACTGTACGTAGTCAGATTCGTAGGGTTATTTCCAACTTGGATGAAGAGCATGCAGACATCAAAGATGCTGCTGAAGCTCTGATTAAGAAGATCACAGCAATTGAAGAGATGTTGTATCAAACGAAAAATCAGAGTCGTCAGGATCCATTGAATTTTCCAATCCGGTTGAACAATAAACTGGCAGCGGTTGCCTCGAACGCAGCGATTGGTGATTTTCGGCCGACCGATCAAGCGGTCGAGGTACGTGATGAGCTAGTGAGGCAAACAGATGTTGAGCTGGAGGCCCTTCAGGTCATATTTGAGACGGATGTACCTGCCTTGAATGAGATGATATGGCAGGAAAACATTCCGGCTATCAACCTGGAATCAAAATAA